The Drosophila teissieri strain GT53w chromosome X, Prin_Dtei_1.1, whole genome shotgun sequence genome has a segment encoding these proteins:
- the LOC122625171 gene encoding probable cytochrome P450 4s3 codes for MSTLALVAFVLWAAFLRYLPKILNFLRLQRFAKTLPGPTIGELIANVKKGEILNWLKELRERHGPVFRIWFGKDLMVMFTDPEDIKQLLGNNQLLTKSRNYELLEPWLGKGLLTNGGESWHRRRKLLTPGFHFRILGEFKEPMEENCRILVRRLRTRANGESFDIYPYITLFALDAICETAMGIKKHAQLQSDSEYVQAVQSICRVMHKQSFSFWQRLNVFFKHTKPGKERASALKVLHEETNRVIRLRREQLIQERNESRPEAEQDDVGAKRRLAFLDMLLLTQMEGGAELSDTDIREEVDTFMFEGHDTTSSAIAFALSLLSKNPAVQQRAFEEATELEGREKESMPYLEAVIKETLRIYPSVPFFSRKVLEDLEVGKLTVPKGASISCLIYMLHRDPKNFPDPERFDPDRFLLNEKQMHPFAFAAFSAGPRNCIGQKFAMLELKTSLSMLLRSYRLLPDEDHQPKPLAELVTKSGNGIRLRILPRDQNETIRP; via the exons ATGAGCACTTTGGCACTGGTGGCTTTCGTCCTGTGGGCTGCCTTTCTGCGCTATCTGCCCAAGATTCTCAATTTCCTGAGGCTCCAGAGATTCGCGAAAACTCTGCCGGGTCCCACGATTGGTGAACTGATTGCGAATGTAAAGAAAGGCG AGATCCTGAACTGGCTGAAGGAGCTGCGGGAGAGGCATGGTCCGGTATTCCGCATCTGGTTCGGCAAGGATCTGATGGTGATGTTCACGGATCCGGAGGACATCAAGCAGCTGCTCGGCAACAACCAGCTGCTGACCAAGTCGCGGAACTACGAGCTGCTGGAGCCCTGGCTGGGCAAGGGTCTGCTCACGAATGGCGGCGAGTCCTGGCATCGCCGCCGGAAGCTGCTCACGCCGGGCTTCCACTTCCGCATCCTTGGCGAGTTCAAGGAGCCCATGGAGGAGAACTGCCGCATCCTGGTGCGTCGACTGCGGACCAGGGCCAATGGCGAGTCTTTCGACATCTATCCATACATCACCCTCTTCGCCCTGGACGCCATCTGCGAAACGGCCATGGGCATCAAGAAGCACGCCCAGCTGCAGAGCGACTCCGAATATGTGCAAGCTGTTCAATC CATTTGCCGTGTGATGCACAAGCAGAGCTTCTCCTTCTGGCAACGACTGAACGTGTTCTTCAAGCACACAAAGCCCGGCAAGGAGCGGGCGTCAGCTCTGAAGGTGCTCCACGAGGAGACGAATCGGGTGATACGGCTGCGCCGGGAGCAGCTGATCCAGGAGCGCAACGAATCCCGCCCAGAAGCGGAGCAGGACGATGTGGGCGCCAAGCGGCGACTGGCCTTCCTCGACATGCTGCTGCTCACCCAAATGGAGGGCGGTGCGGAGCTGAGCGACACCGATATCCGCGAGGAGGTGGACACCTTCATGTTCGAGGGCCACGACACCACCAGTTCGGCCATCGCATTCGCCCTGAGTTTGCTGTCCAAAAATCCCGCTGTGCAGCAGCGCGCCTTCGAGGAGGCCACCGAACTGGAGGGCAGGGAGAAGGAATCGATGCCCTATCTGGAGGCGGTGATCAAGGAGACGCTGCGCATCTACCCCTCGGTGCCGTTCTTCTCGAGGAAGGTGCTCGAGGATCTGGAGGTGGGCAAGCTGACGGTGCCCAAGGGCGCGTCCATAAGCTGCCTCATCTACATGCTCCATCGCGATCCCAAGAACTTCCCCGATCCCGAGCGCTTCGATCCGGATCGCTTCCTGCTCAACGAGAAGCAAATGCATCCGTTTGCCTTCGCCGCTTTCAGCGCGGGACCTAGAAATTGCATTG GTCAAAAGTTCGCCATGCTGGAGCTGAAGACCTCGCTCTCGATGCTCCTGAGAAGCTATCGCCTTCTGCCCGACGAGGATCACCAGCCAAAGCCGCTGGCCGAGTTGGTGACCAAGAGTGGAAATGGCATTCGACTTCGGATCTTGCCACGGGATCAGAACGAAACCATAAGGCCATAA